Proteins from a genomic interval of Zingiber officinale cultivar Zhangliang chromosome 2A, Zo_v1.1, whole genome shotgun sequence:
- the LOC122043405 gene encoding glucan endo-1,3-beta-glucosidase 7-like isoform X1, translating to MAYRISLCLVIAAALFLALPLAKSQSFIGVNYGEVADNLPPPAATAQLLQSTTISKVRLYGANPNILRALACTGISVVIGASNGDIPALASDPMAAANWVSANVLPFHPATSISLVAIGNEAFSSGDSALAAQLLPAMQNLRTALVAASPSTAGIKVSTVNIMSVLASSEPPSSGAFHADVLPALKGVLAFLDDTASPFMINPYPYFAYQSDPRPETLAFCLFQPNAGRHDAGSGATYMNMFDAQVDAVRAAIAAAGFPGVEILVAETGWPYKGDTGEEGATVENAQAYNGGLVAHLRSLAGTPAAPGKSADTYIFALYDEDLKPGPTSERSFGLYRPDLTPTYDVGLAKSSAAPGAPASQGNSSTTAPSPKRSEGKRWCVPKQGATEAELQASLDYACGQPAVDCGPIQEGGACEDPNTVRSHAAYAMNEFYQVSARNAGDCDFGGSAVLTTDNPSYSKCVYNGGQ from the exons ATGGCTTACAGGATTTCCCTATGCCTCGTGATCGCTGCTGCTCTCTTTCTCGCCCTCCCTTTAGCTA AGTCGCAGTCGTTTATCGGAGTTAACTACGGCGAGGTGGCGGACAATCTCCCGCCACCGGCGGCGACGGCGCAGCTCCTCCAGTCGACCACCATCTCCAAGGTCCGCCTCTACGGCGCGAACCCTAATATTCTCCGCGCGCTCGCCTGCACTGGCATCTCCGTCGTCATCGGCGCCTCAAATGGCGACATCCCCGCCCTGGCCTCCGACCCAATGGCCGCCGCCAACTGGGTCTCCGCCAACGTACTCCCCTTCCACCCCGCCACCTCCATCTCCCTCGTCGCTATCGGAAACGAGGCCTTCAGCTCCGGCGACTCAGCGCTCGCAGCTCAGCTCCTCCCGGCGATGCAGAACCTCCGCACCGCCCTCGTCGCCGCCTCCCCCTCCACCGCCGGCATCAAGGTTTCAACCGTCAACATCATGTCGGTACTCGCCAGCTCCGAGCCTCCTTCCTCCGGCGCCTTTCACGCCGACGTCCTCCCCGCGCTTAAGGGCGTCCTCGCCTTCTTAGATGATACGGCGAGCCCCTTCATGATCAATCCTTACCCTTACTTCGCGTACCAGAGCGACCCGCGGCCGGAGACGCTCGCCTTCTGCCTCTTCCAGCCCAACGCCGGGCGGCACGACGCCGGATCGGGGGCGACATACATGAACATGTTCGACGCGCAGGTGGACGCGGTGAGGGCGGCAATCGCAGCGGCGGGATTCCCGGGGGTAGAGATCTTGGTGGCGGAGACTGGTTGGCCATACAAGGGAGACACAGGGGAAGAGGGGGCGACGGTGGAGAACGCTCAGGCGTACAATGGCGGCCTGGTGGCGCACCTGCGTTCCCTCGCCGGAACGCCAGCGGCACCGGGGAAGTCAGCGGACACCTACATCTTCGCGCTCTACGACGAGGATCTCAAGCCCGGGCCGACCTCCGAGCGCTCTTTCGGCCTCTACCGCCCCGACCTCACGCCCACCTACGACGTAGGCCTCGCCAAGTCTTCCGCCGCCCCCGGCGCCCCTGCTTCCCAG GGAAACTCGTCGACGACGGCGCCGTCGCCGAAGAGGTCGGAGGGGAAGAGGTGGTGCGTGCCGAAACAGGGGGCAACGGAGGCGGAGCTGCAGGCGAGCCTGGATTATGCTTGTGGGCAGCCAGCGGTGGACTGCGGTCCGATCCAGGAAGGAGGGGCGTGCGAAGATCCGAACACCGTCCGATCGCACGCAGCGTACGCGATGAACGAGTTCTACCAGGTGTCCGCCCGCAACGCCGGGGACTGCGACTTCGGCGGCTCCGCCGTCCTCACCACCGACAACCCGA GTTACTCCAAGTGTGTGTACAATGGAGGCCAATGA
- the LOC122043406 gene encoding uncharacterized protein At1g01500-like — protein sequence MGSAHKLPKFHRNEDNRNIIIHPLYLPKSSPWLDLKVFYVRLSNYEVDESTPEYLTIKHTSLTPDTILEVNGRRSGIYSDSVSCLLRRDRMDKKSEEATFVGTDCIRMTGSVRFDVWEGDDMLLSGVLELGDSNGFSAEAKKNKSKWGIKCQIVSSAAFRFLDKTKSSGSSAVAPLIEVYVAACSSGSPIILTKTMKLSGRTKLRNKLMRNSIPDDSSTDAKKDLPFKDVSQGLGYGDSRSENNTDMDYDNFQPSADYVDEDGELSWFHEGVKVGVGISVGVCIGIGIGAGLLFRTYQATSRSFKRRFF from the exons ATGGGTTCTGCCCACAAGTTGCCCAAGTTCCATAGGAATGAGGATAATAGGAACATCATCATCCACCCTCTTTACCTTCCCAAGTCATCACCTTGGCTTGATTTGAAAGTCTTCTATGTGAGATTGAGCAATTACGAGGTTGATGAATCGACACCTGAGTATCTCACTATCAAGCACACCTCCTTGACTCCAGATACCATTTTGGAAGTTAATGGAAGAAGAAGTGGTATTTATTCAGACTCTGTTTCCTGCTTGCTTAGAAGAGATAGGATGGATAAGAAGTCAGAAGAAGCTACTTTTGTTGGGACAGATTGCATAAGGATGACTGGAAGTGTTAGGTTTGATGTTTGGGAAGGAGATGATATGTTGCTCAGTGGAGTGTTGGAGCTAGGAGATAGTAATGGTTTCAGTGCTGAAgcgaagaaaaataaaagcaAGTGGGGCATCAAATGCCAGATTGTTTCTTCAGCCGCCTTTCGCTTTTTGGACAAGACTAAGAGTTCAGGATCTTCTGCAGTTGCACCTCTAATTGAGGTTTATGTTGCTGCATGTTCATCAGGGTCTCCCATTATCTTGACTAAGACTATGAAACTTTCTGGCAGAACCAAACTCCGAAATAAGCTAATGCGAAATTCAATCCCTGATGACAGCTCCACAGATGCAAAGAAAGATTTACCATTCAAAGATGTCTCACAG GGTTTAGGATACGGAGACAGCAGGTCTGAGAATAACACAGACATGGACTATGATAATTTTCAACCTAGTGCAGATTACGTGGACGAGGATGGCGAACTCTCATGGTTTCACGAAGGCGTCAAGGTTGGAGTTGGGATCAGTGTTGGTGTTTGTATCGGTATCGGAATCGGTGCCGGTTTACTTTTTCGCACATACCAAGCTACCAGTCGAAGCTTCAAAAGGCGGTTTTTTTGA
- the LOC122043405 gene encoding glucan endo-1,3-beta-glucosidase 7-like isoform X2: protein MAAANWVSANVLPFHPATSISLVAIGNEAFSSGDSALAAQLLPAMQNLRTALVAASPSTAGIKVSTVNIMSVLASSEPPSSGAFHADVLPALKGVLAFLDDTASPFMINPYPYFAYQSDPRPETLAFCLFQPNAGRHDAGSGATYMNMFDAQVDAVRAAIAAAGFPGVEILVAETGWPYKGDTGEEGATVENAQAYNGGLVAHLRSLAGTPAAPGKSADTYIFALYDEDLKPGPTSERSFGLYRPDLTPTYDVGLAKSSAAPGAPASQGNSSTTAPSPKRSEGKRWCVPKQGATEAELQASLDYACGQPAVDCGPIQEGGACEDPNTVRSHAAYAMNEFYQVSARNAGDCDFGGSAVLTTDNPSYSKCVYNGGQ from the exons ATGGCCGCCGCCAACTGGGTCTCCGCCAACGTACTCCCCTTCCACCCCGCCACCTCCATCTCCCTCGTCGCTATCGGAAACGAGGCCTTCAGCTCCGGCGACTCAGCGCTCGCAGCTCAGCTCCTCCCGGCGATGCAGAACCTCCGCACCGCCCTCGTCGCCGCCTCCCCCTCCACCGCCGGCATCAAGGTTTCAACCGTCAACATCATGTCGGTACTCGCCAGCTCCGAGCCTCCTTCCTCCGGCGCCTTTCACGCCGACGTCCTCCCCGCGCTTAAGGGCGTCCTCGCCTTCTTAGATGATACGGCGAGCCCCTTCATGATCAATCCTTACCCTTACTTCGCGTACCAGAGCGACCCGCGGCCGGAGACGCTCGCCTTCTGCCTCTTCCAGCCCAACGCCGGGCGGCACGACGCCGGATCGGGGGCGACATACATGAACATGTTCGACGCGCAGGTGGACGCGGTGAGGGCGGCAATCGCAGCGGCGGGATTCCCGGGGGTAGAGATCTTGGTGGCGGAGACTGGTTGGCCATACAAGGGAGACACAGGGGAAGAGGGGGCGACGGTGGAGAACGCTCAGGCGTACAATGGCGGCCTGGTGGCGCACCTGCGTTCCCTCGCCGGAACGCCAGCGGCACCGGGGAAGTCAGCGGACACCTACATCTTCGCGCTCTACGACGAGGATCTCAAGCCCGGGCCGACCTCCGAGCGCTCTTTCGGCCTCTACCGCCCCGACCTCACGCCCACCTACGACGTAGGCCTCGCCAAGTCTTCCGCCGCCCCCGGCGCCCCTGCTTCCCAG GGAAACTCGTCGACGACGGCGCCGTCGCCGAAGAGGTCGGAGGGGAAGAGGTGGTGCGTGCCGAAACAGGGGGCAACGGAGGCGGAGCTGCAGGCGAGCCTGGATTATGCTTGTGGGCAGCCAGCGGTGGACTGCGGTCCGATCCAGGAAGGAGGGGCGTGCGAAGATCCGAACACCGTCCGATCGCACGCAGCGTACGCGATGAACGAGTTCTACCAGGTGTCCGCCCGCAACGCCGGGGACTGCGACTTCGGCGGCTCCGCCGTCCTCACCACCGACAACCCGA GTTACTCCAAGTGTGTGTACAATGGAGGCCAATGA
- the LOC122043403 gene encoding guanine nucleotide-binding protein subunit beta — protein sequence MSVAELKERHAAATATVNSLRERLKQRRQLLLDTDVAGYAKSQGRSAISFSPTDLVCCRILQGHTGKVYSLDWAPERNWIVSASQDGRLIVWNALTSQKTHAIKLQCPWVMTCAFAPNGQSVACGGLDSACTIFNLNSRVERDNIPVSRVLTGHKGYVYSCQYVPDQESRLITSSGDQTCVLWDVTTGQRISVFGGEFPSGHTADVLSVSINSSNSNMFVSGSCDATARLWDTRIASRAVRTYHGHQGDVNTVKFFPDGQRFGTGSDDSTCRLYDMRTGHQLQVYSQQHDDNDVPTVTSIAFSLSGRLLFAGYSSGDCCVWDTLVGEVVLNLGTLQNSHDLRISCLGLSSDGSALCTGSWDKNLKIWAFGGHRRVI from the exons ATGTCGGTCGCGGAGCTTAAGGAGCGGCACGCAGCTGCAACGGCTACGGTGAACTCTCTGAGGGAGCGATTGAAGCAGAGGAGGCAGTTGCTTCTCGATACTGATG TGGCTGGGTATGCTAAGAGCCAAGGGAGATCAGCAATTAGTTTCAGCCCCACAGATCTCGTTTGCTGCAGGATCTTGCAGGGTCACACTGGCAAG GTTTATTCATTGGACTGGGCACCTGAAAGGAACTGGATAGTCAGTGCTTCTCAGGATGGACGTCTAATTGTATGGAATGCTTTAACGAGTCAGAAGACACATGCTATAAAGCTTCAGTGCCCCTGGGTTATGACCTGTGCATTTGCACCAAATGGGCAATCTGTTGCATGTGGAGGTCTTGATAGCGCCTGCACTATTTTCAATCTCAATTCTCGTGTTGAAAGAGACAACATTCCTGTCTCAAGGGTACTTACGGGGCACAAAGGCTATGTGTATTCTTGTCAGTATGTTCCTGATCAGGAGTCTCGGTTGATTACTAGCTCCGGTGATCAAACATGTGTTCTATGGGATGTCACAACTGGCCAAAGAATTTCAGTTTTCGGTGGAGAATTTCCTTCCGGACATACAGCTGATGTGTTGAG TGTCTCAATCAACAGTTCGAACTCCAACATGTTTGTCTCTGGTTCCTGTGATGCAACTGCACGGTTATGGGATACTCGAATTGCTAGCCGTGCAGTTCGGACATATCATGGTCACCAAGGAGATGTTAACACTGTCAAGTTCTTCCCTGATGGGCAGAGATTTGGAACTGGTTCAGATGACAGCACATGCAGGTTATATGATATGCGAACTGGACATCAGCTTCAAGTTTACAGTCAACAGCATGACGACAATGATGTCCCAACTGTCACGTCTATTGCCTTTTCTTTATCTGGAAGGCTACTCTTTGCCGGTTATTCCAGTGGTGATTGTTGTGTTTGGGATACACTAGTGGGTGAG GTGGTTTTGAACTTGGGAACGCTTCAAAATTCTCATGACTTGCGCATTAGCTGCTTAGGTTTGTCTTCTGATGGCAGTGCTTTATGCACAGGGAGTTGGGACAAGAACCTTAAG